A genomic region of Oncorhynchus mykiss isolate Arlee chromosome 2, USDA_OmykA_1.1, whole genome shotgun sequence contains the following coding sequences:
- the LOC110520726 gene encoding mucin-5AC-like has product MFNATVHVSTEHLTSDPATTVPVQSNISMPVPATLTREQATTGYIPTSATFNTTVHVSTEHTSSDQAITEPVQNTPTSVPVIFTTTDQVTTSYIPTSTSTAPVQNNPSSSVQTTFNTTEHTSPEQLTTELLTSDPLTTVPVKKPATFNTTEHTSPEQLTTEHLTSDPLTTVPVQNTPSTPVQTTFNTTEHTSPEQLTTELLTSDPLTTVPVKNTTSTPVPTTFNTTEHTSPEQLTTELLTSDPLTTVPVQNTPSTPVPTTSNTTVRVSTEEATPERSTANQATTAYLPETTVPVGNTPSTPVPTAFNTTVHVSTELLTSDPLTTVPVQSIISSSAPTTTEHASTEMLTTGYSTREEATTGYLPTSASASNVQNSPSTPVPTPFNTTEHASTEQLTTEHLTSDPLTTVPVQNTPSTPVQTTFNTTEHTSTEHLTSDPLTTVPVKKPTAFNITVNVTKQLTTELLTSDQATIVPVQNNISISVPASLISTEHVSSEQLANEHLTSDPATTVPVQSNISISVPASLISTEHVSSEQLTNEHLTSDPATTVPVQSNISMPVPTTLTREQATTGYIPTSATFNTTVHGSTEHTTSDQAITEPVQNTPTSVPVIFTTTDQVTTSYIPTSTSTAPVQNTPSSSVQTTFNTTEHTSPEQLTTELLTSDPLTTVPVQKPATFNTTEHTSQEQLTTELLTSDPLTTVPVQNTPSTPVQTIFNTTEHTSTEMLTTGYLPIRASASNVQNSPSTPVPTTFNTTEHASTEQLTTEHLTSDPLTTVPVQNTPSTPVQTTFNTTEHTSPEQLTTELLTSDPLTTVPVKNTTSTSVPTTSNTTVRVSTEEATPERSTANQATTAYLPATTVGNTPSTPVPTMFNATVHVSTEHLTSDPLTTVPVQNSPPTSIPTTFNRTDQVSTEQLTTEHLNTESALTVPFQSIISSSAPTTTVHASTEMLTTEHSTTEKVTTDFSPTRASNANVQNISSTSLPSTFNTTVHVSTEEATTKHLTTENVKHQSTTETADTEMQHSITQVTTEHTL; this is encoded by the coding sequence ATGTTCAATGCCACAGTGCATGTTTCTACTGaacacctaacctctgacccagcaactactgtacctgttcaaagCAATATCTCAATGCCTGTACCAGCTACATTAACTAGAGAGCAAGCAACTACTGGTTACATACCTACAAGCGCTACTTTCAATACCACAGTGCATGTTTCTACTGAACACACAAGCTCTGATCAAGCAATTACTGAACCTGTTCAAAACACTCCTACATCTGTACCAGTAATATTCACTACCACAGACCAAGTGACTACTAGTTACATACCTACAAGTACCTCGACTGCACCTGTCCAAAATAATCCCTCATCGTCTGTACAaactacattcaacaccacagaacatacttcaccagaacagttaactactgaactcctaacctctgacccactgactactGTACCTGTTAAAAAACCAgctacattcaacaccacagaacatacttcaccagaacagttaactactgaacacctaacctctgacccactgactactgtacctgttcaaaaCACCCCCTCAACACCTGTACAaactacattcaacaccacagaacatacttcaccagaacagttaactactgaactcctaacctctgacccactgactactGTACCTGTTAAAAACACGACCTCAACACCTGTACCaactacattcaacaccacagaacatacttcaccagaacagttaactactgaactcctaacctctgacccactgactactgtacctgttcaaaaCACCCCCTCAACACCTGTACCAACTACATCCAATACCACAGTGCGTGTTTCCACTGAAGAGGCAACTCCTGAACGCTCAACCGCTAACCAAGCCACTACTGCTTACTTACCTGAAACAACTGTACCTGTTGGAAACACTCCCTCAACACCAGTACCAACTGCGTTCAATACCACAGTGCATGTTTCTACTGAactcctaacctctgacccactgactactgtacctgttcaaagCATTATCTCATCGTCTGCACCAACTACCACAGAACATGCTTCAACTGAAATGTTAACTACTGGTTACTCAACTAGAGAGGAAGCAACTACTGGTTACTTACCTACAAGTGCTTCTGCTTCAAACGTCCAAAACAGTCCCTCAACACCAGTACCAACCCCATTCAATACCACAGAACATGCTTCAACTGAACAGTTAACTACTGaacacctaacctctgacccactgactactgtacctgttcaaaaCACCCCCTCAACACCAGTACAaactacattcaacaccacagaacatacttcaactgaacacctaacctctgacccactgactactGTACCTGTTAAAAAACCAACTGCATTCAATATCACAGTAAATGTTACTAAACAGTTGACTACTGAACTCCTAACCTCTGACCAAGCGACTATTGTACCTGTTCAAAACAATATCTCTATATCTGTACCAGCTTCATTGATTTCCACAGAACATGTTTCATCTGAACAGTTAGCTAATGaacacctaacctctgacccagcaactactgtacctgttcaaagCAATATCTCTATATCTGTACCAGCTTCATTGATTTCCACAGAACATGTTTCATCTGAACAGTTAACTAATGaacacctaacctctgacccagcaactactgtacctgttcaaagCAATATCTCAATGCCTGTACCAACTACATTAACTAGAGAGCAAGCAACTACTGGTTACATACCTACAAGCGCTACTTTCAATACCACAGTGCATGGTTCTACTGAACACACAACCTCTGATCAAGCAATTACTGAACCTGTTCAAAACACTCCTACATCTGTACCAGTAATATTCACTACCACAGACCAAGTGACTACTAGTTACATACCTACAAGTACCTCGACTGCACCTGTCCAAAATACTCCCTCATCGTCTGTACAaactacattcaacaccacagaacatacttcaccagaacagttaactactgaactcctaacctctgacccactgactactgtacctgttcaaaaACCAGCTACATTCAATACCACAGAACATACTTCACAAGAACAGTTAACTACTGAactcctaacctctgacccactgactactgtacctgttcaaaaCACCCCCTCAACACCAGTACAAACTATATTCAACACCACAGAACATACTTCAACTGAAATGTTAACTACTGGATACTTACCTATACGTGCTTCTGCTTCAAACGTCCAAAACAGTCCCTCAACACCAGTACCAACCACATTCAACACAACAGAACATGCTTCAACTGAACAGTTAACTACTGaacacctaacctctgacccactgactactgtacctgttcaaaaCACCCCCTCAACACCAGTACAaactacattcaacaccacagaacatacttcaccagaacagttaactactgaactcctaacctctgacccactgactactGTACCTGTTAAAAACACGACCTCAACGTCTGTACCAACTACATCCAATACCACAGTGCGTGTTTCCACTGAAGAGGCAACTCCTGAACGCTCAACCGCTAACCAAGCCACTACTGCTTACTTACCTGCAACAACTGTTGGAAACACTCCCTCAACACCAGTACCAACCATGTTCAATGCCACAGTGCATGTTTCTACTGaacacctaacctctgacccactgactactGTTCCTGTTCAAAACAGTCCCCCAACGTCTATACCAACTACATTCAATAGAACAGACCAAGTTTCAACTGAACAGTTAACTACTGAACACCTAAATACAGAAAGTGCACTTACTGTACCTTTTCAAAGCATTATCTCATCGTCTGCACCAACTACCACAGTACATGCTTCAACTGAAATGTTAACTACTGAACACTCAACTACAGAGAAAGTGACTACTGATTTCTCACCTACAAGAGCTTCTAATGCTAATGTCCAAAACATTTCCTCAACGTCTTTACCAAGTACATTCAATACCACAGTGCATGTTTCAACTGAAGAGGCGACTACTAAACACCTTACTACTGAGAATGTAAAACATCAATCAACAACTGAGACTGCAGACACAGAAATGCAACACAGCATTACACAAGTGACTACTGAACATACTTTATAA
- the LOC110506654 gene encoding LOW QUALITY PROTEIN: mucin-5AC-like (The sequence of the model RefSeq protein was modified relative to this genomic sequence to represent the inferred CDS: inserted 2 bases in 2 codons) translates to MLTTGYSTREEATTGYLPTSASASNVQNSPSTPVPTPFNTTEHASTEQLTTEHLTSDPLTTVPVQNTPSTPVQTTFNTTEHTSTEHLTSDPLTTVPVKKPTAFNITVNVTKQLTTELLTSDQATIVPVQNNISISVPASLISTEHVSSEQLANEHLTSDPATTVPVQSNISISVPASLISTEHVSSEQLTNEHLTSDPATTVPVQSNISMPVPTTLTREQATTGYIPTSATFNTTVHGSTEHTTSDQAITEPVQNTPTSVPVIFTTTDQVTTSYIPTSTSTAPVQNTPSSSVQTTFNTTEHTSPEQLTTELLTSDPLTTVPVQKPATFNTTEHTSQEQLTTELLTSDPLTTVPVQNTPSTPVQTIFNTTEHTSTEMLTTGYLPIRASASNVQNSPSTPVPTTFNTTEHASTEQLTTEHLTSDPLTTVPVQNTPSTPVQTTFNTTEHTSPEQLTTELLTSDPLTTVPVKNTTSTSVPTTSNTTVRVSTEEATPERSTANQATTAYLPATTVGNTPSTPVPTMFNATVHVSTEHLTSDPLTTVPVQNSPPTSIPTTFNRTDQVSTEQLTTEHLNTESALTVPFQSIISSSAPTTTVHASTEMLTTEHSTTEKVTTDFSPTRASNANVQNISSTSXTKYIQYHSXMFQLKRRLLNTLLLRM, encoded by the exons ATGTTAACTACTGGTTACTCAACTAGAGAGGAAGCAACTACTGGTTACTTACCTACAAGTGCTTCTGCTTCAAACGTCCAAAACAGTCCCTCAACACCAGTACCAACCCCATTCAATACCACAGAACATGCTTCAACTGAACAGTTAACTACTGaacacctaacctctgacccactgactactgtacctgttcaaaaCACCCCCTCAACACCAGTACAaactacattcaacaccacagaacatacttcaactgaacacctaacctctgacccactgactactGTACCTGTTAAAAAACCAACTGCATTCAATATCACAGTAAATGTTACTAAACAGTTGACTACTGAACTCCTAACCTCTGACCAAGCGACTATTGTACCTGTTCAAAACAATATCTCTATATCTGTACCAGCTTCATTGATTTCCACAGAACATGTTTCATCTGAACAGTTAGCTAATGaacacctaacctctgacccagcaactactgtacctgttcaaagCAATATCTCTATATCTGTACCAGCTTCATTGATTTCCACAGAACATGTTTCATCTGAACAGTTAACTAATGaacacctaacctctgacccagcaactactgtacctgttcaaagCAATATCTCAATGCCTGTACCAACTACATTAACTAGAGAGCAAGCAACTACTGGTTACATACCTACAAGCGCTACTTTCAATACCACAGTGCATGGTTCTACTGAACACACAACCTCTGATCAAGCAATTACTGAACCTGTTCAAAACACTCCTACATCTGTACCAGTAATATTCACTACCACAGACCAAGTGACTACTAGTTACATACCTACAAGTACCTCGACTGCACCTGTCCAAAATACTCCCTCATCGTCTGTACAaactacattcaacaccacagaacatacttcaccagaacagttaactactgaactcctaacctctgacccactgactactgtacctgttcaaaaACCAGCTACATTCAATACCACAGAACATACTTCACAAGAACAGTTAACTACTGAactcctaacctctgacccactgactactgtacctgttcaaaaCACCCCCTCAACACCAGTACAAACTATATTCAACACCACAGAACATACTTCAACTGAAATGTTAACTACTGGATACTTACCTATACGTGCTTCTGCTTCAAACGTCCAAAACAGTCCCTCAACACCAGTACCAACCACATTCAACACAACAGAACATGCTTCAACTGAACAGTTAACTACTGaacacctaacctctgacccactgactactgtacctgttcaaaaCACCCCCTCAACACCAGTACAaactacattcaacaccacagaacatacttcaccagaacagttaactactgaactcctaacctctgacccactgactactGTACCTGTTAAAAACACGACCTCAACGTCTGTACCAACTACATCCAATACCACAGTGCGTGTTTCCACTGAAGAGGCAACTCCTGAACGCTCAACCGCTAACCAAGCCACTACTGCTTACTTACCTGCAACAACTGTTGGAAACACTCCCTCAACACCAGTACCAACCATGTTCAATGCCACAGTGCATGTTTCTACTGaacacctaacctctgacccactgactactGTTCCTGTTCAAAACAGTCCCCCAACGTCTATACCAACTACATTCAATAGAACAGACCAAGTTTCAACTGAACAGTTAACTACTGAACACCTAAATACAGAAAGTGCACTTACTGTACCTTTTCAAAGCATTATCTCATCGTCTGCACCAACTACCACAGTACATGCTTCAACTGAAATGTTAACTACTGAACACTCAACTACAGAGAAAGTGACTACTGATTTCTCACCTACAAGAGCTTCTAATGCTAATGTCCAAAACATTTCCTCAACGT TTACCAAGTACATTCAATACCACA GCATGTTTCAACTGAAGAGGCGACTACTAAACACCTTACTACTGAGAATGTAA